The Streptomyces sp. NBC_01775 genome includes a region encoding these proteins:
- a CDS encoding adenosylmethionine--8-amino-7-oxononanoate transaminase, producing the protein MPEHTLAPPGGRHTGMDPGELLALDRQHVWHPYAPMPGTAEPLVVESAAGVRLRLARPAYGQRELVDGMSSWWSAVHGYNHPVLDEAAREQLGRMSHVMFGGLTHEPAVRLATTLAEISPGDLEHVFLSDSGSVSVEVAVKMSLQYWRSLGRPGKRRLLTWRGGYHGDTWQPMSVCDPDGGMHHLWSGALPEQVFAPAPPTGFDAAPDAEYIRALDEQIGRHAHELAAVIVEPVVQGAGGMRFHSPAYVRALREACDAHGVLLVLDEIATGFGRTGSLFAAGHAGIAPDVMCLGKALTGGYVSMAATLCTPRVAEGIARGSVPVLAHGPTFMGNPLAAALANASLGLLLAQDWRAEVERVGRGLRTGLAPAAALPGVREVNVLGAIGVVRLDHEVDMTAATRAAVEAGVWLRPFRDMVYAMPPYITPDEDVARIAAAMCAVAREG; encoded by the coding sequence ATGCCTGAGCACACCCTGGCCCCGCCGGGCGGGCGGCACACGGGCATGGATCCGGGGGAACTGCTGGCGCTGGACCGGCAGCACGTGTGGCATCCGTACGCGCCGATGCCGGGGACGGCCGAGCCGCTGGTGGTCGAGTCGGCCGCCGGGGTGCGGCTGCGGCTGGCGCGGCCCGCGTACGGGCAGCGGGAACTGGTGGACGGGATGTCCTCGTGGTGGTCGGCCGTCCACGGCTACAACCACCCGGTGCTCGACGAGGCGGCACGCGAGCAGCTCGGCAGGATGAGCCATGTGATGTTCGGCGGGCTCACCCACGAGCCCGCCGTGCGGCTGGCCACCACGCTCGCCGAGATCTCCCCCGGCGACCTGGAGCATGTGTTCCTGTCGGACTCGGGGTCGGTCTCGGTCGAGGTCGCCGTCAAGATGAGCCTCCAGTACTGGCGTTCGCTCGGGCGGCCCGGGAAGCGGCGGCTGCTGACGTGGCGCGGCGGCTACCACGGCGACACCTGGCAGCCGATGTCGGTGTGCGACCCGGACGGCGGCATGCACCACCTGTGGTCGGGCGCCCTGCCCGAGCAGGTGTTCGCCCCAGCGCCGCCCACCGGCTTCGACGCCGCCCCTGACGCGGAGTACATCCGGGCCCTGGACGAGCAGATCGGCCGGCACGCGCACGAGCTGGCCGCCGTCATCGTCGAGCCCGTGGTGCAGGGCGCCGGCGGGATGCGGTTCCACTCCCCCGCCTATGTGCGGGCGCTGCGCGAGGCGTGCGACGCGCACGGGGTGCTGCTGGTGCTGGACGAGATCGCCACCGGGTTCGGGCGCACCGGCTCGCTGTTCGCCGCCGGGCACGCCGGGATCGCCCCGGATGTGATGTGCCTGGGGAAGGCGCTGACCGGCGGCTATGTGTCGATGGCGGCGACGCTGTGCACGCCGCGCGTGGCGGAGGGGATCGCGCGCGGCAGCGTGCCGGTGCTGGCGCACGGGCCGACGTTCATGGGCAACCCGCTGGCCGCCGCCTTGGCCAACGCCTCGCTCGGCCTGCTGCTCGCGCAGGACTGGCGGGCCGAGGTCGAGCGGGTCGGCCGGGGCCTGCGCACCGGCCTGGCACCGGCCGCCGCGCTGCCGGGGGTGCGGGAGGTGAACGTACTGGGCGCGATCGGTGTCGTACGCCTCGACCACGAGGTGGACATGACGGCCGCCACCCGCGCCGCCGTGGAGGCGGGCGTGTGGCTGCGGCCCTTCCGCGACATGGTGTACGCGATGCCGCCGTACATCACCCCGGACGAGGACGTGGCACGGATCGCCGCCGCCATGTGCGCGGTGGCGCGCGAAGGATGA